A window of the Candidatus Cloacimonadota bacterium genome harbors these coding sequences:
- a CDS encoding ATP-binding protein: MIKRESTAVLKRMAATFPVVSITGPRQSGKTTLVQNVFPEKEYISLEDPIERDLAITDPKKFFSRFPNGAIIDEVQRIPDLFSYIQIIVDERKVMGDFILTGSNQFEYMRSLSQSLAGRTAILKLLPFSYQEIFSDKKEDINKILFKGMFPAIYDRNLDVDIYFRSYINTYLERDVRQLINIVEISKFQRFLELCAGWTGRILNKSSIASAVGISQPTVENWLSVLEASFIIYRLRPFYKNLKKRLTKSSKLYFFDTGLICKLLRIENFKQLLTHPLQGEIFENFVVSEFLKYRLHKGLDSNLYYFRDSHGNEVDIIIETGYGSVPIEIKSGQTINFSFFKGLDIFGKLEHGYKSSGLIYGG, from the coding sequence ATGATTAAAAGAGAATCTACAGCCGTATTAAAAAGAATGGCTGCAACCTTTCCGGTTGTCAGTATTACGGGTCCCAGACAATCGGGTAAAACTACACTCGTGCAAAATGTTTTTCCTGAAAAAGAATACATTTCTTTAGAAGATCCAATTGAAAGAGATTTGGCTATTACTGATCCAAAAAAGTTTTTCTCCAGGTTTCCAAACGGTGCGATCATCGATGAAGTTCAGCGTATTCCCGACCTTTTTTCCTATATTCAAATCATTGTCGATGAGCGAAAAGTGATGGGAGATTTTATTCTGACCGGAAGTAACCAATTCGAGTATATGCGATCTCTATCGCAATCATTAGCCGGAAGAACAGCGATTTTGAAGTTACTACCTTTTTCATATCAAGAAATTTTTAGTGATAAAAAAGAAGACATTAATAAAATTCTTTTCAAAGGAATGTTTCCGGCTATATATGACCGCAATCTGGATGTCGATATTTACTTCCGTTCATACATCAATACATACCTGGAAAGAGATGTCAGGCAACTCATTAATATTGTCGAGATCAGCAAATTTCAGAGATTTCTCGAATTATGCGCCGGTTGGACCGGTAGAATTTTGAATAAAAGTTCAATAGCATCTGCTGTTGGAATTTCCCAACCAACCGTAGAAAATTGGCTTTCCGTTTTGGAAGCAAGTTTTATCATCTATCGGTTAAGACCTTTTTATAAAAATCTAAAAAAAAGATTAACCAAATCCTCAAAACTGTATTTCTTTGATACCGGTTTGATCTGCAAACTTTTACGAATCGAAAATTTTAAACAATTATTAACTCACCCTTTGCAGGGAGAGATCTTTGAAAATTTTGTAGTTTCGGAGTTTTTGAAATACAGGCTTCATAAAGGTTTGGACAGCAATTTATATTATTTTCGTGATTCACACGGTAATGAAGTGGATATCATTATCGAAACAGGATACGGTTCTGTTCCGATTGAGATAAAATCGGGACAGACCATAAATTTTTCATTCTTTAAAGGATTGGATATTTTCGGGAAACTCGAGCATGGATACAAAAGTTCAGGTTTGATTTATGGAGG